A section of the Kiritimatiellia bacterium genome encodes:
- the rimO gene encoding 30S ribosomal protein S12 methylthiotransferase RimO, whose product MHPKTTRQLSVGFISLGCAKNLVDSEVMASHLMRAGFKLASAPEKGDLLIVNTCAFIDAAKKEAVEAILDACALKKKKPDMLIVVAGCLPQRYRQELPVLLPEVDAFLGIDRITRVASVVRRLLRGERGFLEIPPSPRAVIDPPAGRILFTGAPYAYIKIADGCDHRCAFCAIPQIRGKYRSRSAAGILREAEELLSRGVRELNLIAQDVTFYGRDINGKAGLPFLLRRLGRLGGKFWIRLLYGHPAGVSDDLMEAMGETRQICRYLDLPIQHCSPKILRLMRRGGGENTLRKLFARIRQTLPGIALRTTCLVGFPGETESDFRRLLNFTAETGFDHLGVFAYSDEENTRAASLKNKVPRRIALKRKTVLMRRQQEVVAGKLTDAVGKTEEVLVERRKPGAKHVWLARSFRQAAEVDSAVYLRDDTGRLAPGMFVTARYVKASGYDLTAETVERI is encoded by the coding sequence ATGCATCCGAAAACCACGCGCCAATTGTCAGTTGGTTTTATCAGCCTCGGCTGCGCGAAAAATCTGGTGGATTCCGAGGTGATGGCCTCCCATCTTATGCGGGCCGGATTTAAATTGGCCAGTGCGCCGGAAAAGGGCGATCTGCTCATCGTCAATACCTGCGCTTTCATTGATGCGGCCAAAAAAGAAGCCGTGGAAGCCATCCTGGACGCCTGCGCGTTGAAGAAGAAAAAACCGGACATGTTGATCGTCGTTGCCGGATGCCTGCCGCAGCGTTACCGGCAAGAGTTGCCGGTTCTTTTGCCGGAGGTGGACGCCTTTCTCGGCATTGATCGGATAACCCGCGTCGCTTCGGTTGTCCGGCGCCTGTTGCGCGGGGAACGCGGTTTCCTGGAAATACCGCCTTCCCCTCGCGCCGTCATTGACCCGCCGGCCGGCCGGATTCTTTTTACCGGCGCCCCTTATGCGTATATTAAGATAGCCGACGGCTGCGACCACCGGTGTGCTTTTTGCGCGATCCCGCAAATCCGCGGGAAATACCGCTCGCGTTCCGCCGCCGGCATTCTCCGGGAGGCGGAGGAACTTCTGAGCCGCGGGGTCCGCGAACTCAACCTGATTGCGCAGGATGTTACTTTTTACGGGCGCGACATCAATGGAAAGGCCGGTCTTCCGTTTTTGCTGCGCCGGCTCGGAAGGCTGGGTGGAAAATTCTGGATCCGCCTTTTATACGGACACCCCGCCGGTGTCAGCGATGATCTGATGGAGGCAATGGGCGAAACGCGGCAGATATGCCGTTATCTGGACCTGCCGATCCAGCACTGCAGTCCGAAGATATTAAGGCTGATGAGACGGGGCGGCGGCGAAAACACCTTGCGGAAATTGTTTGCCAGAATCAGGCAAACCCTCCCCGGAATCGCCCTGCGTACCACCTGCCTGGTGGGATTTCCCGGAGAAACTGAATCCGACTTCCGCCGTTTGCTCAATTTTACCGCTGAAACCGGCTTTGACCACCTGGGCGTGTTTGCCTATTCGGACGAGGAAAACACGCGGGCGGCCAGCCTGAAAAACAAGGTGCCCCGCCGCATTGCCCTCAAAAGAAAAACCGTTTTAATGCGCCGCCAGCAGGAAGTCGTTGCCGGAAAATTGACGGATGCCGTCGGCAAAACGGAGGAAGTGCTGGTTGAAAGGCGCAAGCCCGGCGCAAAACATGTCTGGCTGGCGCGTTCGTTCCGGCAGGCGGCCGAGGTTGACAGCGCGGTTTATTTGAGAGATGATACTGGCCGGCTCGCGCCGGGGATGTTTGTAACGGCGCGTTATGTGAAAGCTTCGGGATACGATTTGACCGCGGAGACTGTTGAAAGAATTTAA
- a CDS encoding tRNA (cytidine(34)-2'-O)-methyltransferase, protein MSAFHQRRYQLPFVRPAPVLNIALIEPEIPPNTGNIARLCAATGTTLHLVGPTGFRLNNPALRRAGLDYWASVDLRRHSSLEQFMPEISGKRFFLFSTAGKKTYTSVSYRPGDYLVFGSESRGLPDDLLANHPALTLGIPMQSALVRSLNLASAAAIVLYEALRQICSMKGQNGFPESSAQTSGNGAAKSG, encoded by the coding sequence ATGTCAGCTTTTCATCAGCGCCGTTATCAACTCCCCTTTGTCCGGCCGGCGCCGGTTTTGAATATCGCCCTGATTGAGCCGGAAATACCGCCGAACACCGGCAATATCGCCCGGCTCTGCGCGGCCACCGGGACAACACTGCATCTGGTCGGGCCGACCGGCTTCAGGCTGAACAATCCCGCCCTGAGAAGGGCCGGTTTGGATTACTGGGCATCCGTTGACTTGCGCCGCCATTCCTCCCTGGAGCAATTCATGCCTGAAATATCGGGGAAACGCTTTTTCCTTTTCAGCACCGCCGGGAAAAAGACGTATACCTCCGTTTCTTACCGGCCGGGCGACTATCTTGTTTTTGGAAGCGAAAGCCGCGGTTTACCGGACGACCTTTTGGCAAACCATCCCGCCCTGACCCTCGGCATTCCGATGCAAAGCGCGCTCGTCCGCTCGCTGAACCTGGCCTCGGCGGCGGCGATTGTCCTTTACGAGGCTTTGCGCCAGATATGCTCAATGAAAGGACAAAACGGCTTTCCGGAATCTTCCGCGCAAACATCCGGCAATGGCGCCGCAAAAAGCGGATGA
- the bamD gene encoding outer membrane protein assembly factor BamD: protein MKNLNQNNDGDAHSAFVHAYRGLLFFLKKQSVFLYLALFLAAFILAGFVFYTLKTSRGNEQAARLLGVAQTSKQFEDLARQYPRSPAAPAALLALASSCFSSGDYAAADSRYVEFIEKYPRHPMLTAAEMGKVMCAEGRGEMEKALVGFNAFLLAHPAHFLAPQAFFGKARCLQATGKLNEARVIYEDFIAAHPENKWRPNAEAALQALDRQIQERQSQSAGQ, encoded by the coding sequence ATGAAAAATCTTAACCAGAATAATGACGGCGACGCTCATTCCGCGTTCGTTCACGCTTATCGCGGCCTGCTGTTTTTTTTAAAAAAACAAAGTGTTTTCCTTTATCTGGCCCTGTTTTTGGCCGCTTTTATTCTGGCCGGGTTTGTTTTTTATACACTCAAAACCAGCCGCGGCAACGAGCAGGCCGCCCGGCTTCTGGGCGTCGCGCAAACTTCAAAACAATTTGAAGACCTGGCGCGGCAGTATCCCCGGTCGCCCGCCGCTCCGGCGGCTTTGCTGGCATTGGCCTCGTCGTGTTTTTCATCCGGCGACTATGCCGCCGCCGACAGCCGCTACGTTGAATTCATTGAAAAATATCCCCGGCATCCGATGCTGACTGCGGCCGAGATGGGAAAAGTGATGTGCGCCGAGGGCAGGGGCGAGATGGAAAAGGCCTTGGTGGGGTTTAACGCTTTTTTGCTGGCGCACCCCGCTCATTTCCTGGCGCCGCAGGCGTTCTTCGGCAAGGCGCGTTGTCTGCAGGCAACGGGAAAATTAAATGAGGCCCGCGTCATTTACGAGGATTTTATCGCCGCTCATCCGGAAAATAAATGGCGTCCGAATGCCGAGGCGGCCCTGCAGGCGCTTGACCGCCAAATACAGGAACGGCAAAGCCAATCGGCCGGGCAATAA
- the pgsA gene encoding CDP-diacylglycerol--glycerol-3-phosphate 3-phosphatidyltransferase: MKTANQITLARLGMAFVLPFFLLSDLSFGKTAALVIFGAAALTDFWDGLIARRSGTITLFGRLMDPVADKVLICSAFICFAAQDQIVPAWIVIVIMAREFMVTGIRLLAASQGMTVVPGRWGKHKTLWQIVVIIVIILGEAVRDDLLPVINSGGGNLEFDLAAFNQYFNPLIFWIVVMVAVLTVISGTIYLWQYRKLVMKDA; the protein is encoded by the coding sequence ATGAAAACGGCCAATCAAATCACGCTGGCCCGCCTGGGCATGGCGTTTGTCCTGCCCTTTTTCCTGCTGTCCGATCTGTCTTTCGGCAAAACCGCGGCCCTGGTCATTTTCGGCGCGGCGGCCTTGACGGATTTCTGGGACGGCCTCATTGCCCGGCGCAGCGGGACCATCACTCTTTTCGGCCGTTTGATGGACCCGGTGGCGGACAAGGTCCTGATCTGTTCGGCCTTTATCTGTTTTGCCGCCCAGGACCAGATTGTTCCGGCCTGGATCGTTATTGTCATCATGGCCCGCGAGTTCATGGTTACCGGCATCCGTCTGCTGGCCGCCAGCCAGGGGATGACGGTCGTGCCCGGCCGCTGGGGCAAGCATAAGACATTGTGGCAGATCGTTGTTATCATTGTCATTATCCTGGGCGAAGCCGTCCGCGACGATTTGCTGCCGGTGATAAATTCCGGCGGCGGAAATCTTGAATTTGACTTGGCGGCGTTTAATCAGTATTTTAATCCCCTGATTTTCTGGATTGTTGTTATGGTCGCAGTCTTGACCGTGATCTCCGGGACGATTTATTTATGGCAGTACCGAAAGCTGGTGATGAAGGATGCTTAA
- a CDS encoding HPr family phosphocarrier protein codes for MDVKDINLTPAELQAILEHQRAMSLAQGMEVSLETATEDFMKYCRENWLREKQHYDSAEQIHEIEKHKYLRSMEEKRDIGKTTAAEEWCAKYAHLWRAERESLERNGFLQAKLTLQSAKGLHIQPAATLAKMAKKYDCEVYLHHAKLIGFNFILQEKKYLNVKSLLGLVSVSAVMGDVLEIISTGPQAKDALEEIAMYINETFKRQDIEGVAGIES; via the coding sequence ATGGATGTCAAGGATATCAATCTGACTCCGGCAGAGCTCCAGGCCATTCTGGAACATCAACGCGCCATGTCTCTCGCGCAGGGCATGGAAGTCTCGCTGGAGACCGCCACGGAGGACTTTATGAAGTATTGCCGCGAAAACTGGCTGCGCGAGAAACAGCACTACGACAGCGCCGAGCAGATCCATGAAATTGAAAAACATAAATATTTACGTTCCATGGAGGAAAAGCGCGATATTGGCAAAACAACCGCGGCGGAGGAATGGTGCGCGAAATATGCGCATCTCTGGCGGGCCGAACGCGAATCGCTGGAGCGCAACGGGTTCCTGCAGGCGAAGCTTACCCTGCAGAGCGCCAAGGGGTTGCACATCCAACCGGCGGCGACCCTGGCCAAAATGGCGAAGAAATACGATTGCGAAGTGTATCTGCACCATGCGAAACTCATCGGTTTTAATTTCATTCTTCAGGAAAAAAAATATCTGAACGTCAAATCGCTTCTGGGGTTGGTGTCGGTCAGCGCCGTTATGGGCGACGTTCTGGAAATTATCAGCACGGGTCCCCAGGCCAAAGACGCCCTTGAGGAAATCGCCATGTACATCAATGAAACGTTCAAACGGCAGGACATTGAAGGCGTGGCCGGCATTGAATCATAA